In one window of Plasmodium berghei ANKA genome assembly, chromosome: 14 DNA:
- a CDS encoding FHA domain-containing protein, putative codes for MHNDNIRNSNSIDNEQILEEQNRKMKKSESYDSDSNKSKKSSLSESSSAGEIKKNLKKKKESYNNRNRLYDKRKLSRERTNQIDTKKKSRNDTRKSSMNRNLDYREKKRDISIEYGKKYTNSKLKKHIKDSSYSDENSDSQSIEKRYSNNSIDSEYKKRHVKRKHSHIGEREKDNNSDYEYWNNRRFKNKKEKLDGQQINIRDIHEREIKGKFDYKYKRFEKENRSKNNYKDSCSKNRYNDFYDGNKKHDKDNKNKYRKYDDNVSEHDKRKTSRYDNSSDEYFRKEKKKSFKDSNERNGDKDDKYQNNYTNDEYNKIEYYENNNNNSKNDKEMEKPNEKKNITSDNNVREGQNFNPSGLLAQNKDYKNGVELKYTESIDSEFPDKKWRLYVFLNTSTDEPHEILRIHEKPYYLIGKDELVADIILRNISISKQHAVIQFKKHENKILPFLIDLNSTNGSYLNNEKIDPNKFYELRETDLLRFGSSGREYVLLYDSYEAPTNE; via the exons atgcataACGATAACATAAGAAATTCAAATAGTATTGACAATGAACAAATACTTGAAGAGCAAAATAgaaagatgaaaaaatcTGAAAGCTATGATTCAGACAGtaataaatcaaaaaaaagttCCTTATCAGAATCTTCAAGTGCAggagaaataaaaaagaatttgaaaaaaaaaaaagaatctTATAATAATCGAAATCGTTTATAcgataaaagaaaattatctCGTGAGAGAACAAATCAAATTgatactaaaaaaaaaagtcgTAATGATACTAGAAAATCAAGTATGAACAGAAATTTAGATTAtagggaaaaaaaaagggatATAAGTATAGAATatggtaaaaaatatactaatAGTAAATTAAAGAAACATATTAAAGATAGTTCATATAGTGATGAAAATTCCGACAGTCAAAGTATAGAAAAGCGGTATAGTAATAACAGCATCGATagtgaatataaaaaacgtCATGTTAAGCGTAAACACTCCCATATTGGCGAAAGagaaaaagataataattCGGATTATGAATATTGGAATAATAGGAggtttaaaaataaaaaagaaaaacttGATGGGCAACAAATAAACATAAGAGATATACATGAAAGGGAAATAAAGGGAAAATTtgattataaatataaacgatttgaaaaagaaaatcgtagtaaaaataattataaagatAGTTGTTCAAAAAATAGATATAATGATTTTTATGATGGTAATAAAAAGCATGACAAagacaataaaaataaatataggaAATATGATGATAATGTATCAGAGCAtgataaaagaaaaactaGCCGATATGATAATAGTAGCGATGAATATTttagaaaagaaaaaaaaaaaagtttcAAAGACAGCAATGAAAGAAACGGGGATAAGGATGATAAATACCAAAACAATTATACCAATGATGAATACAACAAAATcgaatattatgaaaacaataataataattcaaaaaatgataaagaaatggaaaaaccaaatgaaaaaaaaaatataacttcTGATAATAATGTTCGAGAAGGGCAAAATTTCAACCCATCAGGTTTATTAGCACAAAACAAggattataaaaatggtgTGGAATTGAAATATACAGAAAGCATAGATTCTGAATTTCCAGACAAAAAATGGagattatatgtatttttaaataccTCCACGGACGAGCCTCATg AAATATTGCGTATTCATGAGAAGCCCTACTATTTAATTGGGAAAGACGAATTAGTGGcagatataatattaagGAATATAAGTATATCAAAGCAGCATGCTGTTATTCAATTTAAGAaacatgaaaataaaattttgcCTTTCCTTATTGATCTCAATAGCACAAATGGATCATATTTGAATAACGAGAAAATTGAtccaaataaattttacGAATTAAG AGAAACAGATCTCTTGAGATTTGGAAGTTCAGGAAGGGAATATGTTTTACTTTATGATTCGTATGAAGCGCCTACAAatgaataa